GTGAGATGATGGGCATTCCCCGTAACTCTGGTTGGGCCAGTAATTCGTTGGTTCAATTTCCTCCCACAAGGCTCCATAACCACCTTATTGGATTTTCTCTAAAGTTCTAGCCCATTTCATTACTCGCATCGCCAAGACAAAGCACTCGATTAACCTCTTTGGCATAACACAATGGGTTGGTGAACCCACTAGAAAATACTTAGATTGTTTCAATGATGAATGCTTAGAGATTGACGGTTTCACAGACTCTGTGGCCAGCTTGTGCCTTACTAACGGCCGAGTGAACGACGACTTCTAGAAACACTTGACCACCAAACTTGTTTGGATAATGCAGGAAATACAGGATGTGGCAAAGAAGTACATAAATGATTAAGAGGTTAGCCAGGTGGTAGCTGCCAACAAACGGTAACTAGCCATTCCACCTACCTGTCAGGCCATCAACACAAAGAAGGAAAGAGAGAGAGCATTTTGAAGAGGATCGAAGTCGGACGATCAAGCTGAGGCAAGACCCTCCCGAGAATCCGGACACAACCCCAAAGTCAAGATCTGCAACAAAGAAAGATACCAAGGTACTTGCCGTGATGTCGGGAGACAACAAACTATCTCCCAAAGAGGTTCTCGAAATATCGTTTGGCTTTGGAGACCACTGGTGTGACGACCTCTAGGAAGACCCACCTATGGTGATTATAAGGAGAATCAGGATCGGTCTGGTCAAACGAATCTTTGTTGACACAGGGTCCGACTCAAACatcatgttttaaaaattttttgacgcCCTAGGTTTCAAAGAAAGAAATCTCAAGGACCACCATCATGGAGTCATAGGATTGGGTGACAACTACATCAAGCCCGAAAGTTCCATCGTCCTACTGATCTGTGTGGGTTCCGGGACGAGCAAGAAGTACTCCATGGCTGAGTTTGTAGTTCTAAGAGACTCAATGGTGTACAACGTCATCCTTGGAAGGATAATTATCAATGAACTGTTGGTGTTCATTTACACGAAGTTCCTGACAATAAAGTTCGTAGCAGACGACGGGTTGGTAGGGACGATCTGGGGTGACTTGGAAATGGTTGTCGCTTACAATAACGCTAGTTTGTTCCTCTAAAAAAGGTCCAAGGAGGCAGCCAAGGTGTTCTTAGCAAATCTGGACAACAAGATTAACGAGCACCCTAGTCCAGAAACCCAGGGCGACCTGGAAAAGTTCTAGGTTAGAAAAATGAACGACAAGTTTACATTCGTGAATTGACACCTCCACATGAGTTGAAAGGACCTCTGATTGAAGCCATCCGAGCTAATGGAGACCTCTTTGCATGGATCCCGGTCGACATTCTAGGGATAGATACGGACTTCATGTCTCACCGGCTGACTGTGAGAGCGGATGCGCATCCTGTCGGacagaggaggaggaagatGTCGTTAGAAAGGACAAACAAAGTGGCAGAGCAAATGACTAGTCTGTTGGAAGCCAATTTTATCAGAGAACTTGACTATTCCACATGGTTATCAAATGTGGTTCTTGTGAAGAAGGCAAATGGAAAACGAAAAATGCGCGTGCATTACTCGGATCTTAATAAGGC
The genomic region above belongs to Arachis stenosperma cultivar V10309 chromosome 5, arast.V10309.gnm1.PFL2, whole genome shotgun sequence and contains:
- the LOC130980640 gene encoding uncharacterized protein LOC130980640; translation: MAEFVVLRDSMVYNVILGRIIINELLVFIYTKFLTIKFVADDGLVGTIWGDLEMVVAYNNARPLIEAIRANGDLFAWIPVDILGIDTDFMSHRLTVRADAHPVGQRRRKMSLERTNKVAEQMTSLLEANFIRELDYSTWLSNVVLVKKANGKRKMRVHYSDLNKACPKNAFSLPNIDALV